A region of the bacterium genome:
GCCAGAGCAGTATGTAGGGGCCAAGCAGGTATTTCGGGCATACCATCGTGAATAGCCCGGCGGCGCCGGCCTCGGCAACCCCGGTTGCACCGGGCGTCGGCACGAAGAGCGTGACCGAGCAAAGGAGCAGGTCAAGGCCCATGGTCTTGAACGCGTTGGTGCTTACGCCAAGGCCGCAGAGCAGGGTCGCGCTCATGCTGAAGACTGCCGCCATGAATACGGCGGTGAGAGCGGTTGCAGAGACCAGGTACTTCAGTTTGTCACGGCGCAGGTACGTCCTCAGCCCGGCGCCAAGTCCTTCGAGCTGGACGAACAGCCAGGCGAGAAGCCGGCGCAGGCGCGTGGGCCGCTGACTGCGTCCGAGCCGACCGGACCAGGCGGCAAGTCTATCCCGGAAAGCAATGGTCGCGAGAATCACCAGGCCAGCAAAGGCCAGCGTCAAGACGACATACATTCCGAGCGCTTTCAGGAGTCCCGTCTGGGGTCCGAGAATGGCAGCGACAAGCGGCGCGGCGGCGAACAACACGCCGTAGAAGAGCGCACCTCGTATCAGCAGCATCGCCGAGGCTCGCCCGGGATTGGCACCCCAGCCGTTCATGAAGTAGAGCTGGAGCGGCAGACCGCCGACTTGAAAGGGAGTCACCGCCGCCATGAAATAGCCGATGTAGATAACGCTGACCGAACGGCCGAGCGTGAGTGGGTGTTCCCCGGCCCGCGACAGCACCGCGAGTCGGCCGCCGTCGACCAGAGCCGCAACCAGCCAGAGTGCGGTCGTCGCCAGGAGCCAGTGCCACCTCACTCCGGCCAGGCCGGAAAGCGTCTGGCGGCCGGCAGTGAGCGCTATCACCGCGACCCCGGACGCGACGGCCAGCAGTGCAAATAGCCTCAGACCTTTTGCCATCCGGCGGCGGATGAGAATCGCGTCCGGATGAGAAGTGGGCAATGACGAAGGGGAAATGAACAATGCCAGCCGCGACTCCGAATCGGGGCTTCGGACTTCGTCATTTCCCCTTGGCACTTTGTCATTTCCCGGGCTGGCAGAGTCCTTCTCAGGATGAGGCAGGGCCGAACCGGCTGAGCAGCCGGCACGTGCCGGCTGCTCAGCGCGTTCCGTAACCAGGTGACCTACTGCGCTGCTGCGTCCGCCTGCATCAGGCCCATCTGGTTGCCCGTCGGGTCTTCGAACGAGGCGAACCAGCCCATGCCCGGCCGGGCCACACGCGGCTGAACTACCTTGCCGCCGTGCTCCTCGATCTTGCCGAGCGTCGCGTCGAGGTCAGCGATGCCGATGGTGTTTATCACGGCGCCGACCGGGTCCCCGGCGGCGAGTCCGCCGTTGATTCCCGGCCGCTGTTCGTCGCCGGTCGAGACGCGCCAGTATTCGCTATCCGTGTTCTCCGACTTCTGGAACTTCCAGTCCAGCACGGCGGAGTAGAAGTCGATTGCCTTCTGCGGCTCCTTGGCCATGATTTCGAAATGCACTACGCGCGACATGCGCTCTCCTTTCGCTGCGGTCATTCGTCTTCAGCCATCTTGGACACGCCGGGCTGTGAGCAGGAGATTCCTGCATCTGACCCGACCATGTTCATGTTACGGCACAAGAGTCAGGCCAGTATAAGCGGAGTCCTTGCGCAGAGTTCAGCTACTGCGTTCCGCCGACAGACCGGCTGTGCCGGCATTCCTCGTCGGTTCGACTAGCGACCTGCCCGGGTACGAGGTCGGGACGAGCCAGTCTTGGTTCGGCTGGTCCGTGCCGGCGACGGGCGTGGCGTTCTAGCCGTCTTGCGAGTAGTCCTCGTGGAGGTGGTTCGGCCGGCTTGAGGCCGAGGCCGGACGCGGTCGTCGGAGCAGCCTGGCAGCGACTGCTGCCGATCCTCTACGGTCTCCGGGCAGTCATTCTCGGCGGCTCCAGCCTGTAGCAGCCCGAACTGATTGCCGACCGGGTCTTCGAACGAAGCATACCAGCCCATGCCCGGCCTGGACACGCGCGGTCGGATTACTCTGCCGCCGTTCTCCTCGATCCTATCGAGCGTCGCATCAAGGTCGGCGACGCCGATGGTATTCACCACGGCACTAACCGGTTTACCGGTCGTGAGCCCGCCATTGATGCCCGGTGCTTCATCGTCACCGGTGCTGATCAACCAGTAGTCCGAGTCCGGGTTGGCCCACTTCTGAAACTTCCAATCCAGTACCTTGGAGTAGAAGTCAATTGCCCTCTCGGGCTCATAGGCCATCATCTCGAAATGCACTACGCGCGACATGCGCTCTCCTTTTGTGTTTGCATGTATTTCGGTCATCGCGAGGTCGCCGGGCTGAGGGCAGGCAATTCCTGCCCGTCCGGCTCCAAGATGATTACGGAAGAGAATCAGCTAGGTATTAGCGCAGGTTCAGCCCCGTGTTCGGGCGCCGGCAGACCCGCGGGTTCGCGATCCGCCACAGCCCAAGCGTGCAGACTTCTGTCCGCTCACGAGAGACAGAATCCTGACTGAGCGTTCATTTTCCCCAAGCAGGTTTGGTCCATCATAGCGTGGGGAGGGAAGAAGGCCTTGCTCACCCGGCAAGACAATCACGCCTCCTGTCCTTCGTAGCCAGTGCCAAAGACAGAGGAGGGGCGTCGCCCCGCTTCTCCCTGTCGCACTAATCGCACCGGCGCCCGGGGCTGATTCCATCTAGCCGGCGCAGCGGCGGCAGACGTTGAGGAAACGTCACTTGGTTACTGGGCAGGTGTACCGCGGCTTGACACAACGCTAACAGAGAGCTTATACTTACTTAACCTAGGGGTGCTATATGTTCTCATGCGTGAAATAGAGGTTAAGGTCCTCGACATCGACCGTCCGGCGGTCGAGCTGACCTTGGCCGAGCTCAGCGCCAGGCCCTCCCCGGAGGAGCGGCTCACTGCCGTCTTCTTCGACTCTCCCGATGGCCGGCTGCGTGTCGCGGGCAATCTGCTGCGACTCCGAAGAGAGGGCGATCGCGTGCTGCTTACCTTCAAGCGTCGTGTGGGCGAAGAGGGCGCAAAGGTGCGGGAGGAGATCGAGGTCGGGGTCAGTGATTTTGAGGCCTGCCGACTGCTCTTGAATGCGCTCGGGCTGGCCGAGACGGCTCACGTGGACAAGTTCCGGACTAGCTACCGGCTGGACACCGCCACCATCGCCATCGACCGCCACGTGGGCGAGCATTTGTTCATTCCGGAGTTCCTGGAAATCGAGGCCGGGAGCATCGAAGAAGTGCAGGCTGTGGCCGCCCGTCTTGGCTTCGCACCCGAAACGCTGCGGCCGTGGGGTCTGCCACAAGTCATTGAGCACTACAGAGCACGAAGCTAACCCGGCGCGTGCCGGCGTAATCGACATCGGGTCGAACTCGATCCGGCTGGTCATCGGCGAGCGGCAAGGAGAGAAGCTGCGTGTGCTTGAGTCTTTGCGGACGCCGATGCCCATCGGACAAGAGGTCTTTCGCACCAACATTGTGTCACCGGCCGCCGCCGGCCATGTCCTGGCGACGCTGGAGCGGTACCGCCGGACGCTCGCGGAGTATGACGTAAAGACACTCCGCACCGTCGCGACGACCGCGGTCCGTGAGGCGCGCAACCGGGATGTGATACTGGACTCGGTGCGGCGCAAGAGCGGGCTCGATGTCATGGTACTGACTGCGGGAGACGTGGTCTACTACTACGACGCCTACCTCTTTTTCCGCATGAGCAAGGTGCTGCCGGTGCGACAGCAGACGATCCTGACCGCCGAGCTTGGTGCCGGCACATCAGACTTCTCGGTGATGAGGCGAGGGACCGTGCTGGCCACGGTCGGACTGCCATTGGGAATGCTGCGACTTACCCGGCTCATCGAGCAGGCCGGAGCTGAGCCGTACGTGGCCGGGAACGTGCTGCGCGAATACGTTGAGACCGAGCTGGCCGGACTGCGACGCCAGTTGCCGCGCGTCGCCCTGCAGAGCATCGTCCTGTTCAGCGAGCACCTAGTTCCGTCGCTGGGCGCGGTGCTCGGGGCCGGGGGCTACGCGAGCGGACTGGCCCGGCTCAAACGGCGGCAGGCGGAGGAGCTGTGGAACCGGTGCCGGGGCCGCAGCGCCGCCGAGCTGGTCGATACCCACAAACTCGCGCCGGACGTTGCGGAAATGCTGGTTGCCACTTCGGCCACCGTCGCCGCACTGCTCACGGCCTTCGAGCTTGACGAGCTATTCGTCGTTCAGACGTCACTGGGCGAGGCGCTCTTGACTTACACGTTGTTCGAGCTCGGCCAGGCCGAACGCTACAACAAGCTGCGCCAGCAATTGTCGGTCGCTCGCGGTCTGTGCTACCGGTACGGGGCTGACTTGAAGCACGCCCGGCGCGTGGCATCCTTCGCCCGCCAGCTCTTCGGCAGCCTGGCCGGTCGGCTCGGGTTGGAACCGGAAGACCTGAACTACCTGGTGATTGCGGCGCACCTGCACGACATCGGCAAGTTTGTTTCGGCCGGCGCCCATCACAAGCACAGCGAGTACCTGATTGGCGCGCTCAACCTGTTCCGGCTTGACGCCGGGGAGGTAAGTCTCATTGCCTGCATCGCCCGGTATCACCGTCGCTCAACCCCGCACGATTCCCACCCGCTGTATGCCTCGCTGCCGCCGCCGGCGCGCATGAAAGTCCAGAAGCTCTCTGCCCTGCTGCGGGTTGCCGACGCGCTCGACCGCTCGCATACCGGTCGGGTGGAGCAGCTCACGGTGCGGGTGGTAGATGAGTGTACCATCGAGCTGCGGGTTCGCGCCGCAGCCGACCCGCTGCTAGAACGCCTGGCAGTCGAAGAAAAGAAGAACCTGCTCTGTGAGATTTCCGGCTGCGAAGTGCGGCTGATTGTCGAACGCGAACCGCAATGAACGGCGGGAGGATGAACCACGGATGCACTGTCTGACAGGGGCCTCGGGGGCCAACACGGATAGCCGGGCAGATGTCTCCGGGAAAACCATCTGTGTTCATCAGTGTCCATCTGTGGTTAGTCCGCGCGAAGGTCCGGTCCTGCGCGACCGCTACGTCAACCGTGAGTGGAGCTGGCTGGCCTTCAACGAACGGGTGCTCGAAGAGGCCGAAGACAAGAGCAATCCGCTGCTCGAACGGGTGAAGTTCGTGGCCATCTTCGCCAGCAATCTCGACGAGTTCTACATGAAGCGGGTCGCGGCGTTGTGCGAGGTAATCGATGCGGACGAGAAGAAACCGGACGGCTTCGGTTACTTCCCGGAAGAAGTCTACCGGGGCATCGAGGCGATTGCCACCCGCCTGCGTACACGCCACGTGGAGATTTTCCGCCGCCTGCTGCGCCAGGAACTGGCCGCAGCAGGGATTCGACTGCCGGAGATGTCGCAGCTCGGCGAGCGCGACCGGGCGGTCGTGCAGTCGTACTTTGATACGACCGCGTACCCGCTGGCCACGCCGATGGCGGTTGACCAGTCGCATCCATTCCCGATACTGCCGTCCAAGACCCTGAGCCTGGCGGTCCGGCTGGAACGCGCCGGTGAATCGGCGCTGGCGATACTCCCTCTGCCGGCCGGGCTGCCGCGAGTATTCAAGCTGCCCGCGTCGAGGATGGACCACCGGTTCGTGCTGCTCGAAGACATACTGCGCGCCAACCTCGAGCGTTTCTTCCGCGGCTACGAAGTCCGGGAGAGCGCGGTATTCCGCGTTATGCGCGACAGTGAGCTGAACATCGATGAAGACGAAGTCTCCGACCTCTTGGAAGCGGTGGAGGAACAGGTGCGAGGCCGGCCCCGGGCCAAGCCGGTGGCGCTGGAAATCGAGAGAACGGTATCACCCGGGTTGCTCGAACAGGTGACTGAACGCGTCGGGGTGGCGGCCGACCGGGTGAAACTGCTGGACGGCCGCATCGACCTGACGTTTCTCTACGAGCTGATTGCCAAGACCTCGCGTCCGGACCTGCAGGACCGGATGTACGACGCCGGCGCGACCGAGTATGATGATATCTTCCAGCGGATACGCGAATCCGACCTGCTCGTGCACGTACCTTACCAGTCCTACCGGCCGGTGATTGACCTCGTTGACCGCGCGGCCGACGACCCGGACGTTCTCGGCATCAAGATTACCCTGTACCGCACCTACCAGCAGTCCGCCGTGGTCCAGTCGCTGGCGCGGGCCGCGCTTAACGGCAAGCAGGTGACGGTACTGGTGGAAATCAAGGCAAGCTTCGACGAAGAACGGAACATCCGCTGGGCCCGGCAACTCGAGCATGCCGGCTGCCATGTCGTCTACGGCATCCCGCGCATGAAGATCCATGCCAAGCTCTGCCTCGTTATCCGACGCGAAGACGACGGCATCCGCCGCTACGTCCACCTCGGAACCGGCAACTACAATGAGGCAACGGCGCGGGTCTACACCGACCTGCACCTCCTGACCTGCGCCGAGCCGTTCGGCCGCGACGCCTCCGACGTCTTCAACGTCATCTCCGGCCATTCGCTCCCGCCGCGCTGGAACAAGCTGGTCGTCGCGCCCCATCATCTGCGCGACTACTTCCTGCAACTCATCGACGGAGAAGTCGAGAACCAGCGTCGGAGCGGGACCGGTTTCGTCTTCGCCAAGCTCAACGCGCTGCAGGACCGGAAGATAATCGACAAGCTCTACGAAGCTGGCGCGGCCGGGGTCAAGATGCAATTGCTCGTCCGGGGCATCTGCTGCCTGCGGCCGGGCCTGAAGGGACTGAGCGAGACGATCGAGGTCAGAAGCATCGTCGGGAGGTTCCTCGAACACTCCCGTATCTACCAGTTCGGCGGAGGCGGCGAACCGAAGTTGTTCCTTTCCTCGTCCGATTGGATGAAACGCAACATGGAGCGCCGCATTGAACTGCTATTCCCGGTGGAGCGACCGGAATTGAAACAGGAACTCCGTGCACTCCTCGATCTTTACTGGCGTGACAGCGTGAAAGCCCGTATCATGTTGCCCGATGCCACCTATCGCCGGGCCGAGCCGGCCCGACCGCCGCTCAGCGTGCAGGAAGAGCTCATCCAACGCCATGCCACATCAGCCTGACCTGCTGGTTCCGGCCGGACTGGCCGACCCGTCCGAGACCGCCTTTGCCGCGGCCGCGGTCCTGGAGCGGCTGAAGATGCTCACCAAGGAAGCCGAGGGCGTCAAGGACGGCAGCGACATCGAGTTCGTTCACCGGATGCGCGTGGCGTCGCGGCGGCTGCGCACCGCCCTGCGGGTGTTTGCCGATTGTCTGCCCCGGCGTCCGCATAAGGTTTGGACCAGACTCGTACGGCAGGTCACCCGCTCGCTCAGCCGGGCGCGCGATTTGGACGTACAGCTTGATTTCATCGCCGGCATGGACACGCGGCGGCTCAAGCCCGGGTTGCGTCCCGGGGTTCAGCGTCTGCGTCTGAGGCTTAAGCAGCAGCGGGCCGCTCTTCAGGATGAAGTCGTTCGCCGGGTGGAGAAATTCGAGTCGAGCGGCGTGGTCGAGTCGATGCAGGACCGGCTGGAGCCACTCGTGACCGAAGTCCCGGCCAGCAGCGCCCTTTGGCGCCGGGCCCGGCGGGAGATATCCACTCACCTGGACGAGCTGCTGGTATTCCTGCCCTTTGTTGACCAACCGGAGTGTCAGAGAGAACTGCACCAGATGCGCATCGCCACCAAGCATCTGCGCTACTCGTTTGAGCTCTTCCGGCCGCTGTTCGGCGACCAATTGGAGAAGACAATTGACATGACCAAGGAAATCCAGCGACTGCTCGGTGACATACACGACTACGACGTCTGGGCCGAGCTCTTGCCCGAATTTGCCCGTTCGGAGCGGACGCGCACATTGGAATACTATGGCTCGGATGCGGCTTTCCCGCGACTGGTGCCCGGGCTTGAGTACCTGCGGCGCCGAGTGTCTGCTCTACGGCGGGCGCGCTACCGTGAGTTTGCGCGTTTCTGGCACCAGACCGAGTCGGACCTGGTCTGGGAACATCTGCGTCAGACCGTGGCCGCCGGGGGCAACTGATGAAGGTCGCGCTCATCGGAGACGTCCATGCCAATCTGGCCGCGCTGGAATCGGTGCTTGCCGATGCTCATCGCCGCCGCGTCGACGCGGTCTGGAATGTCGGCGACCTCGTCGGGTACGGACCGCAGCCGGATGAGGTAGTCAGCCGCCTGCGGCGCGAAAACGCGGTGTCGATTGCCGGGAACTACGACCTGAAGGTTCTTGGTGTCGGCGAGGGCAGGAAACCCAAATCCGCCTCTCCGGAGAAGCGGCTGGCGTACCGCTGGGCATGGGAACACCTGTCGCCGGGCAATCGCACGTATCTCGAAAGCCTGGCAGAGGAGGCCCGCTTCGAGCTGGAGGGCAAGCGCATACTTCTTACCCACGGCAGCCCGGCGGACCACGACGAGTACGTGGG
Encoded here:
- a CDS encoding lysylphosphatidylglycerol synthase transmembrane domain-containing protein, translated to MAKGLRLFALLAVASGVAVIALTAGRQTLSGLAGVRWHWLLATTALWLVAALVDGGRLAVLSRAGEHPLTLGRSVSVIYIGYFMAAVTPFQVGGLPLQLYFMNGWGANPGRASAMLLIRGALFYGVLFAAAPLVAAILGPQTGLLKALGMYVVLTLAFAGLVILATIAFRDRLAAWSGRLGRSQRPTRLRRLLAWLFVQLEGLGAGLRTYLRRDKLKYLVSATALTAVFMAAVFSMSATLLCGLGVSTNAFKTMGLDLLLCSVTLFVPTPGATGVAEAGAAGLFTMVCPKYLLGPYILLWRLFSFYLGAIVGGFLTLRHLPARRNLTFAAGTEVRTPAAALGGDPR
- a CDS encoding VOC family protein — encoded protein: MSRVVHFEIMAKEPQKAIDFYSAVLDWKFQKSENTDSEYWRVSTGDEQRPGINGGLAAGDPVGAVINTIGIADLDATLGKIEEHGGKVVQPRVARPGMGWFASFEDPTGNQMGLMQADAAAQ
- a CDS encoding VOC family protein, whose amino-acid sequence is MSRVVHFEMMAYEPERAIDFYSKVLDWKFQKWANPDSDYWLISTGDDEAPGINGGLTTGKPVSAVVNTIGVADLDATLDRIEENGGRVIRPRVSRPGMGWYASFEDPVGNQFGLLQAGAAENDCPETVEDRQQSLPGCSDDRVRPRPQAGRTTSTRTTRKTARTPRPSPARTSRTKTGSSRPRTRAGR
- the cyaB gene encoding class IV adenylate cyclase encodes the protein MREIEVKVLDIDRPAVELTLAELSARPSPEERLTAVFFDSPDGRLRVAGNLLRLRREGDRVLLTFKRRVGEEGAKVREEIEVGVSDFEACRLLLNALGLAETAHVDKFRTSYRLDTATIAIDRHVGEHLFIPEFLEIEAGSIEEVQAVAARLGFAPETLRPWGLPQVIEHYRARS
- a CDS encoding HD domain-containing protein; its protein translation is MSTTEHEANPARAGVIDIGSNSIRLVIGERQGEKLRVLESLRTPMPIGQEVFRTNIVSPAAAGHVLATLERYRRTLAEYDVKTLRTVATTAVREARNRDVILDSVRRKSGLDVMVLTAGDVVYYYDAYLFFRMSKVLPVRQQTILTAELGAGTSDFSVMRRGTVLATVGLPLGMLRLTRLIEQAGAEPYVAGNVLREYVETELAGLRRQLPRVALQSIVLFSEHLVPSLGAVLGAGGYASGLARLKRRQAEELWNRCRGRSAAELVDTHKLAPDVAEMLVATSATVAALLTAFELDELFVVQTSLGEALLTYTLFELGQAERYNKLRQQLSVARGLCYRYGADLKHARRVASFARQLFGSLAGRLGLEPEDLNYLVIAAHLHDIGKFVSAGAHHKHSEYLIGALNLFRLDAGEVSLIACIARYHRRSTPHDSHPLYASLPPPARMKVQKLSALLRVADALDRSHTGRVEQLTVRVVDECTIELRVRAAADPLLERLAVEEKKNLLCEISGCEVRLIVEREPQ
- the ppk1 gene encoding polyphosphate kinase 1; translated protein: MHCLTGASGANTDSRADVSGKTICVHQCPSVVSPREGPVLRDRYVNREWSWLAFNERVLEEAEDKSNPLLERVKFVAIFASNLDEFYMKRVAALCEVIDADEKKPDGFGYFPEEVYRGIEAIATRLRTRHVEIFRRLLRQELAAAGIRLPEMSQLGERDRAVVQSYFDTTAYPLATPMAVDQSHPFPILPSKTLSLAVRLERAGESALAILPLPAGLPRVFKLPASRMDHRFVLLEDILRANLERFFRGYEVRESAVFRVMRDSELNIDEDEVSDLLEAVEEQVRGRPRAKPVALEIERTVSPGLLEQVTERVGVAADRVKLLDGRIDLTFLYELIAKTSRPDLQDRMYDAGATEYDDIFQRIRESDLLVHVPYQSYRPVIDLVDRAADDPDVLGIKITLYRTYQQSAVVQSLARAALNGKQVTVLVEIKASFDEERNIRWARQLEHAGCHVVYGIPRMKIHAKLCLVIRREDDGIRRYVHLGTGNYNEATARVYTDLHLLTCAEPFGRDASDVFNVISGHSLPPRWNKLVVAPHHLRDYFLQLIDGEVENQRRSGTGFVFAKLNALQDRKIIDKLYEAGAAGVKMQLLVRGICCLRPGLKGLSETIEVRSIVGRFLEHSRIYQFGGGGEPKLFLSSSDWMKRNMERRIELLFPVERPELKQELRALLDLYWRDSVKARIMLPDATYRRAEPARPPLSVQEELIQRHATSA
- a CDS encoding CHAD domain-containing protein — encoded protein: MPHQPDLLVPAGLADPSETAFAAAAVLERLKMLTKEAEGVKDGSDIEFVHRMRVASRRLRTALRVFADCLPRRPHKVWTRLVRQVTRSLSRARDLDVQLDFIAGMDTRRLKPGLRPGVQRLRLRLKQQRAALQDEVVRRVEKFESSGVVESMQDRLEPLVTEVPASSALWRRARREISTHLDELLVFLPFVDQPECQRELHQMRIATKHLRYSFELFRPLFGDQLEKTIDMTKEIQRLLGDIHDYDVWAELLPEFARSERTRTLEYYGSDAAFPRLVPGLEYLRRRVSALRRARYREFARFWHQTESDLVWEHLRQTVAAGGN